In Nerophis ophidion isolate RoL-2023_Sa linkage group LG15, RoL_Noph_v1.0, whole genome shotgun sequence, the sequence GCACAAATGCACATGTCCTTGTCAGAGAGCATAGAGAGGTTGATAGTCCTTCACAGATCCCAAAAGATGGTCAAAGACTTTTTGTAACATCCGCGGCCTCAGAGAAATCCTTGATCCGAACCCTTGCCGATACACGGCAGATGCTTCTCAGCGGCCATGCAGCTGACGTGCAGGCGTTGTGTTACACATCAGCTTGTGGGAGGAGTCACAGAAAGCACAAGTACAGGAAGGCGATCCTCACATCATCCCTGTTGGATTTGCAGCATCAGCTGGCTGCGGTAAAAGCAGAGGTGGAGTGTACAAAGTCAAACAGGGAGGTGGTGTTTGTGTTTAGCGGAAACGGTGTTGCTTTCAGGGGTATGTGCAAAGAGCTTTTTCTGAGAGTTCCTGTCTTCCAAGACAAGGTGAGAGAAGTGGAGATTCTGTTGCAGAAACACAATAATGTCAGAATCAGTCAATGGTTTACTAGTCAGAGTGACACTGACAATCTAAGCCAGCCAGATGTTGTCCAACCTCTACTTTTCGCTGCTCAAGTCGCCATTACCTCCCTTCTGAAGCACTGGGGTGTCCAACCTGACATGGTGCTCGGACACTCCCTAGGAGAGGTTGCTGCGGCTCACTGCTCAGGCCTCTTATCTCTGGAGGATGCAGTCAATGTGGTTTACCAGCGCAGTAGCCTTCAAAGTAGGGTCACTGTCGGAAAGATGCTTGTCGTCAGCAATATTGCAGTGGAAAAGGTGTTAAGCATCATTACAAACTTCTCCGGGGGTGTTTGCGTGGCTGCCTTCAACAGCCCGTTGTCTTGCACTTTGTCAGGGGATGCAGATGTTGTTTCTGTCCTCTATGAGAAGCTGAAGGTGATGTACACAAATGAGAATATATTTCTTCATTTCTTAGACGTTCCAGCAGCTTACCACAGTCATTTAATGGATCCTATACTTGAAGACGTTCAAAGAAATTTAGATTATTTGGTCATTAACAAGCTGGGGTGCAAACTGTTTTCCACTGTGACAGGGCATGAGTGTGGGCATGGCGACTTTGCAACAGGTACCTACTGGGCAAAAAACATCAGGGAACCAGTTCTGTTTGAACAAACCCTGCGTGCAGTCGCTATGCATAAACTATCAGGAAGGAACATGGTCTTTGTGGAGATTGGACCCCGCAAGGCTCTCCAAAGGAACATACTGGAGACTCTAGGGTATGACTCTATTGTTCTGTCCTCTGTTGAACCACTAAGAGAATACGAAACCATCTTGTCCACTGTGGGGAAACTATTCGAGCTGGGCGTCAACGTGCACTGGCAGGAGATCTACAGTGGTTGTGAAACACCACTTACAGTTTTCCCggtgtatcactttgataacgTAAAGAAAGAACTGTATTTTGAGGATGTCAGAAATGGAAGGGAATCTCCTTCCTGTTCCCCACATTTGCTTGAATCCCAAATAGCacagaatgacaaatacaaattcAGCCTCTCTGTGGAAACGGCGGCATATCTGTGGGAGCACAAATTCAATGGCGTCGCTGTTGTACCCGGCGCTTTCTTCGTAGCGCTGGCATTCACCTCGTTGATGGCACATTTGAAGCCAAAGAAGCCTGTCTCCTTTGTGCAGATCAGTATGACATTTCTCAAGCTGCTTCACGCTGACAATCACCAACTAATAGTAACACTTGCAGAAAATGAGTTTAAAATTCGTTCCCCTGCCGCCACCCATGCTTTAGGTACTTTCAGGTGCACTGAGCATCCAGCTTTCATAGAGGAACCCAGCATTCATCCAGAGAGGATCTTAAAAAGGTGTACTTTGGTTGTAAAGACAAATCAGATATACTCCATTCTTTCTAGAGCGGGTTTGGACTATGGCTCTGTGTTCAAACACCTCCACAATGTGTATTTTGGAGATGAATTCAAAGAGGCCATGACAAGAATTAAAGTACCCCAAGACCTCCTCAAGCATATTCACGACTATTTCCTACACCCTGTGCTCTTGGACTACTTCATGCAAATGACTGCAGTGGTCGCCATGAGGTCTCTCACAGCCAAGCAAGGACTCCCCTCTGCCATTGGCAGTGTTGTCATTTCAGCACCAGCGCAAGAGGACATGTTCATTTACATGCGGGCAACTCGGGAGACTCAAAACTTCCTTGAAGTGTGCGGTTGCTTTGCGGGCAAAGGCGGAGAAGTACTTGTGGAACTTAAAGAGGTCAGGATCACGTTCATTGGCAATTGCTCACCTGTTCTACGGTCAGTGTTCTTCCACAATGAAATGATTCCAATCCCCGTTGAGAGGAGTTGTGATTGGAAGATAAGGGCGTTAGTTTTTGCAGACAAGCTGGGCATTGCTGAAGCACTTATGCCATATTTGCATCCAGAGTCCCTCACAGTGGATGACAGAGAAGACTCAAGCCAACTAAGAGATGCAGTTCTACATTCACTTGACACCAACTTGAGGGATTTTCTCTTCATTTGGGCCGCAGATGATCTTAGTAACTTATCATCTGATAGGACTCTGGAGCGCCTGGTGTCTTGCTGCGAGTTATTCCGGCAGGTTGTTCTAACCTTGAAAGAGGGTGGTCATTCTTGCATGGTCCGTGTTATTACCTACAGGTCCTCAGAGAAAATGGTGGACTGCGTAAGTGCTGGTTTTGTGCTCGCCGGCATGACAAGAGCTTGTGCAGCAGAAATACCCGCCATCTCGTTTCAGGTGATTGATTTGACATCTCTGACCAGAGAGGACATTGAATGTCTAGTCGGCGTAATTAATGTCTGTAAACAACAAGAACTCATTGTTGGTCAAGGGAAGGTGTCCACAATGAAGATAAATTGTACTCCCACGGCGAACAAAGTGTCTTTAAAGTGCGACAGACGCTCAGTGAAAGATTTTGTCCTCCAGACATGTCATCCGTACAGACTGGAAGGTTTGACGGCCACCCCTCATGACATGAGTAACAACCCCATCCCTCGGGGATCCATTGAAGTTCAGATCACCAATGTTTGTGTGCATTCATCTGATTACTTCCCTGTCACCTTTTCACAGCTGTATTTTGGAGAGACGCTGTACTGGAACAACCGTGCTGCACACCACCATCACACACTTCTAGCTCTTGATTTTAGCGGCGTAGTGACAGCTGTCGGGAAGGACGCAGGCGGCATAAAAGTAGGAGACCGTGTTGCATCATGTTATCCGACTTTGGCAACGACAAGGGTTGTTGTTCCTGAATCTCTGTGTTATGACATCAAAACACTCCCTTTTCTGGAGGAAACTCCAATCGTGTCTTTCTTCATCCTGGCGAGGGAGATCCTGCAGAGAGCTTTTCCCGCTTTGAaagcacaaaaacaaaataaaatgtcaatcaTCACGCCAAATTTAGCCTCTGTTTTCCTGAAAGTTTTAGCATTGACTGCAAACCGATCAGGCTGGAATGTGTCCTGTTTGCCACATTTGACAAGGGAAGCTTCTGATCCATGCCAAGCTTTTGTGTTCTTGCCTCCCGTTGACAAATACTGGCAGGAACTACAAGACGATGACGGCCATGAGAGACATATAGTCTTGGTGAATGACACTCACATGTTGTCGTCACGTTGGGGTGCTTTTAAGAGCAACCATGTGCACATACTGGATGTGACTTCTGTCCTTCAAAGAGCTTACCTGAATGTGCAAGGCAGTGCTATCTTTAGGTGGCTCACATCTCTTGGCTTTGATAGAGCATCCCTGCCTGTTAAAAGCGAGACATTTCAAACGTCACGCACAGCAGCAGCTCAGAATGATGACTCCTACTTTGCCACAAAGACTGTGTGCCAAGTGGTTTTAGAGCACTCCTCCCCGGTGTCTGACATCCCTCTGGTGGCCAGGCCCAGACAACTCTTCAAAAACCGCCACGTTTACATAGTGACGGGAGGTCTCACCGGTTTAGGCCTTGAGACAGTGAAGTTCATTGCCAGCAACGGCGGAGGTTATATAGTGACGTTGTCCAGACGCATGCCGACCCATGAAACACAATCTGAACTGGATCTCATTCAAGGAAGGTATGGTGTCATCATCATGAATGTCCAGTGTGACGTCTCTGTGCAGCAGCAAGTAGTGGACGCCATCTCCAAGATTGAAGGACGATTCAGTTCTTGTCCCATTAAAGGTGTGTTTCACAGTGCTGTGGTGCTTCACGATGCGCTCATTGACACCCTCAATGAGGCGCTCCTGCTGAAGGTGCTGAAGCCCAAAGTAAGCGGCGCCCTAAATCTTCACCGTGCAACACTGACAAAGAAACTTGACTTCTTTGTGTGCTACTCCTCCATCTCTTCAGTTCTGGGCAATGAGGCCCAGTCAAACTACGCAGCAGCAAATTCATTCCTTGACGCTTTCTGTCATTACCGCAGAAACCTCGGCCTGGCTGGACAGTCCATCAACTGGGGGCCTTTCAACCTCGGCCTTCTGCTCAACAAAGATCACCTCCAAAATCTCCTGAAGGCGAAAGGATTGATGGTCATGGATGCGTGCGAGTTTCCCGAAACTCTCGCAGAGGTTTTACTCACGAACAGACCCCAACAGCTCATTTGCAAGTTCAACTTTaaaagcatttgttcacaaaacaaCTCACTGAAAGAACGACTGTGTACCTTAGTGGAGGACGAGCTGGGACTTCTACAGACGTCTTCCCCGCATGGAAACGTGAGACGTATCGTCAGTGATGTAAGCAATTTTGGGGAGGACGAGCTGGATGACGACGTCACTTTGGGAGATCTGGGAATCGACTCCATGTTGGCCATGACGCTGCAGAGTAAGATATACAAGGAGATGGGCATTAACGTACCTTTAGTTAGGATACTGGAGCCAAACACTACAGTGGCTACTTTGGAAAGACTTGTGATGAACAATTAATATTAAATGAAGATTCAGAACATACCAACACCTTCAGACTGTTGTTTGTATGAAAAATGTCTGGCATGTGCAATAAAAACAAGGACAATGTTTCCATGGCTACAATTAGACATTTATTTGTCACAGAATAATAAAGTGTTTTCATGTCAACACTtagtttgtcacttcatttattgAAACAACTAAAAGttttacaaacaaaaacataatacaTAACTGTACAATGAGTGTGTATATTAATCAACATGTTTTTAAGTCCATGGTCAGTGTCCTTTGTTTGATTGTACCATAAAGCTGGTAATCATCATCAGTGGTGATAAATTTTTCCATGACTGTTATCTCAACAGAACCATGAGATCTTGAAATAATCAGGACTGCAGAGAGAAttgatatttaaaaatataatttttaaactGGCTTTTACTGATCCAATCAATCTTTTTagattcctattttttttattttatatctaATGCCAATACTACTAATACTGTACTATTATtcttaccatatatatatatatatatatatatatatatatatatatatatatatatatatatatatatatacacacatatacacacacacatatatatatacatgtacacacacatacatatatatatatatatacatacacatatatacacacatatgtatacacatacatacacatatatacacacatatgtatacacatacatacatacatatatatgtacatatatacatatatatatacatacatatatatatatacatacatatatatacatatatacatacatatatgtatatacatatatatacatatatatacatacatacatatatatacacatatatatacacataaatatatatatacatacatacatatatatatatatatacgtacatatatatatatacatatatatatacatatatatatatatatatatatacatacatatatatgtatacatatatatttatcaggggtgtgggaaaaaatttatTCGAATACGGATCAAATCGTTtgcgttgtgtgattcagaatcgattctcatttttaaaaaatcaatttttttgtaattttttttttttattattattttttaatcaatccaacaaaccactacacagcaataccataacaatgcaatccaattcccaaatcaaacctgacccagcaacactcagaactgcaataaacagagcaattgagaggagacacaaacacgacagaacaaaccaaaagtaatgaaacaaaaatgaatattatcaaaaacagtatcaatattagttataatttcagcacagcagtgattaaaaatccctcactgacattatcattagacatttataaaaacaataaaaaagaacaatagtgtcacagtggcttacacttgcatcgcatctcataagcttgacaacccactgtgtccaatgttttcacaaagataaaataagtcatatttttggttcatttaatagttaaaacaaatttacattattgcaatcagttgataaaacattgttctttacaattataaaagataaaaaaaaaaaaaatctactactctgctagcatgtcagcagagtggggtagatcctgctgaaatcctatgtattgaaggaatacagaatcgttttgaatcggaaaaatatagtttttgaattgagaatcgaatcgaaaaaaatcgatatgttatcgaatcgtgaccccaagaatcgatattgaatcgaatcgtgggacacccaaagattcacagccctaatatatatatatatatatatatatatatatatatatatatatatatatatatataaataaaataaaatgtaaatttaTAGGTATTCTCCAGTATGGACATTCAAAGGTGGTGTTTTCCTCAGTTCTCAATACTTTATTGTCAATAtttctgtgtgtgcgtgcatgtgtgtgttgtgtttaaaGCCCTCGTGTTGAAACTTGCCCAAGTATGAAAAGTAGTATATTAACaaagtttttatttaatttgacatAAACAACATCAGTCAGCACACACTTAAAAACATTTTCTACATAACAGTGATCAGTCTTAGAATTTGGTAGAAAAATTGCTCCCGTCAGTTGAAAGTTGATCTTCAGTTCCGTCTCCATCCCCCTCGCTCAAGATGACCATCACTGTCGACAGCGTGGCGTTAGGGTCCAACAGTTTCACCAAAGGCACATTGATACCACGGTCCTGATAGATGAGGTTTTGCAGCGTCATGGCCTGCATGGAATCGATGCCGAGTGACGAGAGAGGAGTGTCGTCTTTCACTGCGTCCACCTCCAAGCCTATGGTTTTTACAAGCAGTGAAACGAGGTAATCCCTTGCTGGGACTTCCACAGTGTTTCTATTTTCCGTGTCCAACTCTCTAGACTTTTGAAAAGCTTGCTCCACCAGTGCGGAGAGCCGCATAGTCAAAGCGGCGTTCTGAGAGAGCACATTGAAGCGGATGTTTCTGAAGTGAAAGCGGCACACTGCCTGTTGGGGTCGATTGAGGAGCAAGCACTGCTCCAGGCTTTTGTGGATCTCGGGAACCTCCAGCACCATCATGCCCTTGGCCTCCAGGAACCGATGGAAGAACTCCTTGTTCAGCAGTAAACCGACGTCCAGAGCTCCCCAGTTGATGGACTGTCCAGACAGTCCCAGTTTACGCCTATACTGACAGAACAAGTCCAGAAATGTATTTGCTGCCGCGTAGTTTGTTTGTGACGCATTTCCCAGAAAAGCTGATATGGAGGAGTAACAAACAAAGTAATCTAACTGGCAGCTCAGTGTTGCATGGTGCAAGTTAAGCACACCATTCACTTTGGGCTTGAAAACTCTCTCATAGAGGGATCTATCAAGGGCTTCAATTAGCCCATCATGCAAGACCACCGCACTATGAAACACTCCTTTGATAGGATAACCCTTGAACTTTAAATGGATGTCACTCACTACTTTGAGCACTTGCCCAGACACTGATATGTCGCACTCCATGCTGACGATACTGTTGCCGCACTGCTTCTCAACATTGTAGATCTCTTGCTGCACCTCCGCCGAGGGCTTACTCCTGGAAAGGATGACGATGAACTCGCCTCCCCTTTGCGAGATAAACTTGACTGTTTCAAAGCCCAGCCCGGTCAGACCGCCTGCTACGATGTACACCGCTTTCCTTCGGAAAATCTGCTTTTTTGTGGGCAGCAGCGGAATGTCTGACGTTGATGAGGGGGAGCCTTTTTCTAGAGCCACAACAGCCAGGTTCTTTGCACTGAAGTAGGACTGTGAATAAAGGTTGTGGATTTTCTCAGATGTGACATTCTGAAAGGTAAAACTTGCTAACCTAATTTTTTTAGTCAGGTTTAAAGACTTGAGCAAGTGATAAACACGCAGCCTTCGAGCACTTAGTGATCCTTTTTGTAGGATAACCGGTAGGTTAATTGTTTGCACATGGACACTTTCTTGGAAACTCTGGAGCACATCTTGGGTCACCAAAAGCTGTGTTTGGTATTCACGAACAAGGACAACATTCTGGACACCAGGAAAGTTGCATACTTTAATCATCAAGGATTCATCATATGGAGGCAGGACTATGACTGCACCCATGTCATTGGCGTCTATAAAGGAGCCGTTGCACTGTGGTCCAACAATAACGGTCCATCCTAACTTCTGAGAAACAAGTGCCAAAACTTTCACCAAAACAGAATCAGGAACTAAAGACACAATGCCCAGATTTTGCCTGGCTCTCGGCAAGAGTCGATACAGTATCTCCCATGCCAGCACAAAGTAGGACAGACAGGGTGTTGATTGAAGGAAGGGGAGGCGTTTGGTGCTGTAACAAACCTCCTGTGGAATCCTCACCCTACTGGCTGCCACCACAGGGTAACAAGAAGCCACAGAATCGCCCACTTTTAATTTCTTAACCTCTTTTCCGACCCCTGTAATGATGCCACTGAAATCTAGCATGAGTAGCTTATGGTTCTGTAAGGAGTGTGTGTTCCAGTACAACGTCTGGCCAAAGTTCAAATGTGAGGTGCTCACAGGAAAGTAATCAGACGAGTGGACGCATACTTTGGTGGGCTGAATTTCAACAGAAGTATCACCTATTTGTCCGGCTTCAGTGTCAAATTGAACAGCAGTTAGCCGGCTTATTTTAAAAGCGTCAACAGTCTGAAGGACGCAAGGTTCAGACGTGCTGGAGGTGAAACTCCCTTCAGAGTTTTCAGTTAATTCAGGAGGGGTACGCTCGATGGAAGGTTTGAGAATGACCCCGTCTTTCACTACCAGTTCTGGATACTTGCTACAAGGATAAGCTCGTAGGACGTCAGAGAGGGCTGCAATGTCCTTAGCAGAGACAGAGCTTATGTCAACCAATTGGAATGAAAGTTCTGGTATTTCTGCAGCAAACGAACGAGTCATACCGACAATGGCAAAGCCTGGATTGACATGATCGACTGTGAGCTCAGATGAACAGTATGTAATTGCTCGGATGGAGTTTGGAAAGCGAATTCGCTTGAGCTCTAGGATAACTTGTCTAAACATTTCGCAGCAGTTGGTCAGATTCTCCAGGATGACATCAGGCGTAAGTGAGTTAAGGTTCTCTTTGCCCCACAGGAACAAGACCTCATCAAAGTTGTCCTCAATGTTTGTGATATTGAGGTTTGACAACAGAGTCGGAAAGTCACTGCTCAAGAGGTCTTTAGCATTTGAGAAGGAGATGTAGCGAGATCTGGAATCCAAGTTTGGCTGTAGGCATTTTGAGATACCCATGCTGTCAGAGAAGACCAACGCTCTCGGAGGTGGATCATTTGAGAGCCCCTCGGAAATTACGCTATAGTGGTTATGATAGAAGTACTCCTCAACCACATGAGAACGACTGCCAAGGTATTTGATTAACACATCCTTCACCTCAACCAAGACGCTGCCATCTCTATCTGCAAAGCACCCACAGACCTCAAAGTGGTCCGCACCGACGTCGGTAGCCCTCAAGTAGACAATCATCTCATCTTGCAAGGGCTCTGACACTGTCAAACTTCCGATTTTGGCAGGGAAACCCGGTCTACCGGCAAAAATGTGCTCTACTGTGACCGGGAGAAGCTGCATGAGGAAGTCCAGCACAACGGGATGAACACAGTAGTCGTGCAGCTGAGGAAGCAGTTCCTGTTGAACTGTGACAACAGCATAGGCCTCTTTCAAATCTTCCCCATAGTGAACATTGGCTTTGTTCTGAAAGACATCTCCATACTGAAAGCCACCCTGGGAGAGATAGCCATAAAATTCCTGATAGGTCACAACAGATGTGCATCTTTTGTAGATGCTATTGAGGTCAATGCGCTGCTCTTCCACTGGTCGCTCTTTCTTCACTACCACTGTGCCTGATGCGTATGTGGCTGAGGATGAGAACACAGTGAAGCTGGTATTGTTCTCTTTTTGCTCTAGTTGCACTTTCATCTCCGGAGGATTTGGGGTAAGAATAAATGGGCTGTGAAAATTGACACTAAGCTGCAGTGTATTGAGGGGAACTTTTGGTTTGGCACAGGCCATGAATGCAGCTAAGCCCAGCTCGGCATAGAAGGACCCGGGGATGATGGGTactttgttgtgtttgtgttcttTCAGGTAGAAGACAGAATCAGACATCACGTCACAAAGTAATGTGTTCTTTTCACTTCCTGTGGCGCAGAGCAAAGGGTGAGTACTCACTGTGTTTTTCTGAGCACCTTTAATGATCACATCCCTGTCCGAGCAATCAAATTGGTATTGTGGGAAGGGAAGCGGCACTGTCTCAAATCCCGCATAAAAGGTGTTCCAGTTTACCTGGACACCGAGTTCAAAGAGCTTAGAAACAACGGACAGGAGTGTCTCGTGGTCTTTGTCTGGCTGCAGCGAGGCAACGACAGCTATGTCGTTCCCCAGAGTTTCCATGATGTTCCTCTGAAGAGCTCTCCTTGGACCCACTTCTACAAAGACTAAACTTTTCTGGCCTCCACTTGCTGATCTGACTGCCTGCTCGAAGGCAACTGGCTCACGAATATTCCTCGCCCAGTAATCACCTGAGCAGAAATCCCCCTGCTGTGCCTCTTTACCTGTCACGGTTGAGAACAGCTGCGTGCTAAGCTCATTCTCCTCTAAAGAACCGATTGCCTCCCTGATTTCTGGCAGAATTGGATTCATCATGTGACTGTGATAAGCAGCAGAGACCTCTAGCACCCGTATGAAGAGGTTCTTACTTTTAGCTGAACTGCTTAGCTCTTCCTGGAGGTTTTCTATTGCATCTGCATCCCCAGACAAGGTGCAAGACTGCGGGCTGTTGAAAGCAGCGAGACAAATTCTTCCAGAGTAACGCGGTAGAAGAGCTGTGACTTCTGACACGGCCATATTGCTGATCACCAGCATCTTCCCCCCAGTTGCTTTGGTCTGGAGAACGCTGCGGAAGTAAATGACTTTTAGGGCGTCCTCAAGAGACAGGAGGCCGGAGCAGTGAGCCGCCGAGACCTCACCCACCGAGTGTCCCAGCATGGCATCAGCTTTGACACCCCAGCACTTGAGCAGAGTGGCGACGCCCACTTGTATTGCAAAAAGAAGAGGCTGGACCACGTGTGGAGCGTTGTAGTCCCTGTGCTCATGCTCACTTTCAAGCGTGTCCAGGATGTTCAGCACGCTCAGCCTTTGGTAAGCCTCTGAAATTTGCTTGATCGTATCTCTGAACACTGGCTCGTGTCGGAGCAGCTGCTTGCCCATGCCGTGATAAGTGACGCCGTTGCCGCAAAACACGAAAACTAACTTGGGATCTGGGAGGGCTGGGCTTGTATTTCGGCTGACAGCGGCATGGAGCTTCTCCCTAAGGTCAACTACAGATGATACCATTAAGGCACTTCTGTATTTGTGCTTGAGGTGGCTCCTCCTGCAAGCCGCAGTGTACAACAGACAGTCCAGATCCACTTTGTTCTCCAGATGTGTGATGGTGTTTTCTAGCGTGAGCATTAGAGACTTTGGTGAATTTGCTGACATGACAAAATATTTTACCTGCCTGCCATCATTCTTTTTGATTGAATGCGACCACATGTGCTGTCTGACAATAGCATGAGCGTTGGTACCCCCAAAGCCAAAATTATTCACTCCCGCAACCCGTGCACCTGTTGCTTCCCACTTTTCCACCTCTTTGGGGACGTGTATGTTTAAAGCTCGGGAATCTATGCTGGCCGTGTCCTCACAGAAGAACAAAGAAGGAACAATGGTCTCATGCTTCATCATGAGGAGAACCTTGATGACTCCGGCCACACCGGCGGCAGATTCTGTATGTCCAATATTGCTTTTCACCGAGCCGATTCGGAGAATCGCTGAACCGGGAGCTTTGGCTTTGGCAATGACGTTTGATATGCTTGCTGCCTCTGTTGGATCGCCAACTGGAGTTCCGGTCCCGTGAGCCTCAATGTAGTGGACGTTGGTGATGTCGCCCTCAGAATAGGTTCTCCGCAGCAGCTCTTCCTGTTGACTCAGGGACGGTTTGGTGATAGGCGACACCGAATGGCCATCTTGATTGACAGCAGTCTTGCTGATGATGCCCCAGATGTGATTGTGATCTTGCAGAGCCTGTAACGATGCAGCAGGAACAAAATCAGGCTAAAGTCAAAAGTGGTCTAATCCTGTAACTGTCACTGCACGCAGTCAAACCATCTGATATGCAGactttttttgctttgtttggGAATGTGGAGGAACAGAGGTCGTGTCACCTTTGTCAGCGGTTTTAGGAGAACGACACCGCATCCCTCGCCTCTTCCG encodes:
- the pks1 gene encoding phenolphthiocerol synthesis polyketide synthase type I Pks15/1, with the protein product MEDADDDIAVIGIGCNFPGGDGLNNFWRVLSKGENCVVDIPADRFDRNSWYDADDKKPGKTQTCKAALIDGFNEFDHKFFGIAEAEADVMDPQQKLLLQCAYRALEDAGIPMERISGSRTGVYIGLMNRDYEMLRSNRADTISHYNATGTATSIAANRISFVFNLTGPSFAMDSACSSSLVAVHIACLALKQADCEMALCGGVNCIIEPRVFVALSKARMISADGTSKPFSRRADGYGRGEGCGVLLLKPLKNALRDSNKIWGIVAKTAINQDGQSVSPITKPSLHQQQELLQRIYSQCELATVQYIEAHGTGTPVGDPTELASISNIIAQAKHRGPETLWIGSVKGNIGHTESAAGVAGLIKVLLMMRHQTIVPSVFYSKECPVTDTMRMSVPTKAVRWLTNGKRVAGVNSFGFGGTNAHVLVREHREVDSPSQIPKDGQRLFVTSAASEKSLIRTLADTRQMLLSGHAADVQALCYTSACGRSHRKHKYRKAILTSSLLDLQHQLAAVKAEVECTKSNREVVFVFSGNGVAFRGMCKELFLRVPVFQDKVREVEILLQKHNNVRISQWFTSQSDTDNLSQPDVVQPLLFAAQVAITSLLKHWGVQPDMVLGHSLGEVAAAHCSGLLSLEDAVNVVYQRSSLQSRVTVGKMLVVSNIAVEKVLSIITNFSGGVCVAAFNSPLSCTLSGDADVVSVLYEKLKVMYTNENIFLHFLDVPAAYHSHLMDPILEDVQRNLDYLVINKLGCKLFSTVTGHECGHGDFATGTYWAKNIREPVLFEQTLRAVAMHKLSGRNMVFVEIGPRKALQRNILETLGYDSIVLSSVEPLREYETILSTVGKLFELGVNVHWQEIYSGCETPLTVFPVYHFDNVKKELYFEDVRNGRESPSCSPHLLESQIAQNDKYKFSLSVETAAYLWEHKFNGVAVVPGAFFVALAFTSLMAHLKPKKPVSFVQISMTFLKLLHADNHQLIVTLAENEFKIRSPAATHALGTFRCTEHPAFIEEPSIHPERILKRCTLVVKTNQIYSILSRAGLDYGSVFKHLHNVYFGDEFKEAMTRIKVPQDLLKHIHDYFLHPVLLDYFMQMTAVVAMRSLTAKQGLPSAIGSVVISAPAQEDMFIYMRATRETQNFLEVCGCFAGKGGEVLVELKEVRITFIGNCSPVLRSVFFHNEMIPIPVERSCDWKIRALVFADKLGIAEALMPYLHPESLTVDDREDSSQLRDAVLHSLDTNLRDFLFIWAADDLSNLSSDRTLERLVSCCELFRQVVLTLKEGGHSCMVRVITYRSSEKMVDCVSAGFVLAGMTRACAAEIPAISFQVIDLTSLTREDIECLVGVINVCKQQELIVGQGKVSTMKINCTPTANKVSLKCDRRSVKDFVLQTCHPYRLEGLTATPHDMSNNPIPRGSIEVQITNVCVHSSDYFPVTFSQLYFGETLYWNNRAAHHHHTLLALDFSGVVTAVGKDAGGIKVGDRVASCYPTLATTRVVVPESLCYDIKTLPFLEETPIVSFFILAREILQRAFPALKAQKQNKMSIITPNLASVFLKVLALTANRSGWNVSCLPHLTREASDPCQAFVFLPPVDKYWQELQDDDGHERHIVLVNDTHMLSSRWGAFKSNHVHILDVTSVLQRAYLNVQGSAIFRWLTSLGFDRASLPVKSETFQTSRTAAAQNDDSYFATKTVCQVVLEHSSPVSDIPLVARPRQLFKNRHVYIVTGGLTGLGLETVKFIASNGGGYIVTLSRRMPTHETQSELDLIQGRYGVIIMNVQCDVSVQQQVVDAISKIEGRFSSCPIKGVFHSAVVLHDALIDTLNEALLLKVLKPKVSGALNLHRATLTKKLDFFVCYSSISSVLGNEAQSNYAAANSFLDAFCHYRRNLGLAGQSINWGPFNLGLLLNKDHLQNLLKAKGLMVMDACEFPETLAEVLLTNRPQQLICKFNFKSICSQNNSLKERLCTLVEDELGLLQTSSPHGNVRRIVSDVSNFGEDELDDDVTLGDLGIDSMLAMTLQSKIYKEMGINVPLVRILEPNTTVATLERLVMNN